A window of the Sphaerobacter thermophilus DSM 20745 genome harbors these coding sequences:
- a CDS encoding 2-oxoglutarate dehydrogenase E1 component: MSVMSRFHGPNAGYVLELYDRYLRDPESVDPETRAIFERWAPEPDGAVATAVAEAAPGVDVAKVVAAANLAQSIRSRGHRAARLDPLGSEPPGDPSLDPAAHGLTEADLAALPATVVGGPAAEGARNAAEAIANLRRIYCGTIGYDFDHVQIAEEREWLQEAVESGRYARPLTAEQKRALLQRLTEVESFEQFLHRAFIGQKRFSIEGTDMMVPMLDEIIREAVEAGTSDIIIGAAHRGRLNLLAHVLGKPYAKIIAEFMGVNHREPAAATEGGSSGWTGDVKYHMGAVRHAPEIRARLSMSANPSHLEFVNPVVQGMTRAAQEDRDQGGPPRQDVRRALSILIHGDAAFPGEGIVAETLNLSRLAGYQVGGTLHIIANNQIGFTTEPWQARSTHYASDPARGFEIPIVHVNADDPVACLIATRLAVAYRQRFHKDFLIDLIGYRRWGHNEGDEPGFTQPRMYEIVSRHPTVRDIWVASLVDEGVVTKDEADSMKQAALNKLQEIRNAVAHGEEGGEPLVEESVDPRVRHVETAVPLDVLIQLNEEIHRLPEGFNLNPKLRRQMQRRVAAVVEGGPLDWAHAESLAFASILRDGTPIRMAGQDAERGTFSQRHLVFHDVETGDRFVPLQQMPSARASFAIHNSPLSEAAALGFEYGYSLEAPEALVLWEAQFGDFANVAQVIIDQFIVAARSKWQENPSLTLLLPHGYEGQGPEHSSARLERFLQLAADDNVRVANCTTSAQYFHLLRKQAALLKSAPRPLIVMTPKSLLRHPAAASLPVDLAEGRFQPVLDDPEAAERREEIGRVILCSGKVYVDLITSEARKAGAPVAIVRVEQLYPFPEEDLRRVLESYRNAREVVWLQEEPANMGAWTYMEPRLRRIIGPDLDLRYIGRPERASPAEGFHEVHVVEQGRIVAEAFAGVASPRVKTYGVQHAG; encoded by the coding sequence ATGAGTGTCATGAGCCGTTTTCATGGCCCAAATGCTGGCTACGTCCTGGAGCTGTACGACCGCTACCTGCGTGATCCGGAGTCGGTCGACCCAGAAACGCGTGCGATCTTCGAGCGCTGGGCACCGGAGCCGGATGGTGCGGTCGCCACGGCGGTTGCGGAGGCTGCGCCGGGGGTCGATGTCGCCAAGGTCGTTGCCGCTGCCAATCTCGCCCAGAGTATTCGCTCACGCGGCCACCGCGCAGCGCGGCTCGACCCGCTGGGCAGTGAGCCGCCCGGCGATCCATCGCTCGATCCGGCGGCCCATGGTCTGACTGAGGCCGATCTCGCTGCGCTGCCGGCGACGGTGGTTGGTGGGCCGGCGGCTGAGGGCGCGCGCAACGCCGCCGAGGCGATCGCCAACCTGCGCCGCATCTACTGCGGGACCATCGGCTACGACTTTGACCACGTGCAGATCGCCGAGGAGCGCGAGTGGCTGCAGGAGGCGGTCGAGTCCGGCCGCTACGCACGGCCGCTCACTGCCGAGCAGAAGCGGGCGCTGCTGCAGCGGCTGACCGAGGTGGAATCGTTCGAGCAGTTCCTACACCGCGCCTTCATCGGTCAGAAGCGCTTCTCGATCGAGGGGACCGACATGATGGTCCCCATGCTCGATGAGATCATCCGGGAGGCGGTCGAGGCCGGCACCTCCGACATCATCATCGGCGCAGCCCACCGCGGACGGTTGAACCTGCTGGCCCACGTGCTGGGCAAGCCCTACGCTAAGATCATCGCCGAGTTCATGGGGGTCAACCACCGCGAGCCGGCCGCGGCCACCGAGGGCGGCAGCAGCGGCTGGACCGGTGACGTCAAGTACCACATGGGAGCGGTCCGCCACGCCCCTGAGATCCGTGCCCGCCTCTCGATGTCCGCCAACCCGAGCCACCTGGAGTTCGTCAACCCGGTCGTCCAGGGGATGACTCGCGCCGCGCAGGAGGACCGCGACCAGGGCGGCCCGCCCCGGCAGGATGTCCGGCGCGCGCTGTCGATCCTGATCCACGGGGATGCCGCCTTCCCGGGCGAGGGTATCGTCGCCGAGACGCTCAACCTCTCGCGCCTCGCCGGCTACCAGGTGGGCGGTACGCTGCACATCATTGCCAACAACCAGATCGGCTTCACCACGGAGCCGTGGCAGGCTCGCTCGACCCACTACGCCAGCGACCCGGCGCGCGGCTTCGAGATCCCGATCGTGCATGTCAACGCCGACGACCCGGTCGCCTGCTTGATCGCGACTCGGCTTGCCGTGGCCTACCGCCAGCGGTTCCACAAGGACTTCCTGATCGACCTCATCGGCTATCGCCGCTGGGGGCACAACGAGGGTGACGAGCCGGGGTTCACCCAGCCGCGCATGTACGAGATCGTCAGCCGGCACCCAACCGTGCGCGACATCTGGGTGGCGTCGCTCGTGGACGAAGGAGTCGTCACCAAGGACGAAGCCGACTCCATGAAGCAGGCGGCCCTCAACAAGCTGCAGGAGATCCGCAACGCTGTCGCCCACGGCGAGGAAGGGGGCGAGCCGCTCGTCGAGGAGTCGGTGGACCCGCGGGTGCGTCATGTCGAGACGGCTGTCCCGCTCGACGTGCTGATCCAGCTCAACGAGGAGATCCACCGCCTGCCCGAGGGGTTCAACCTCAACCCCAAGCTGCGCCGGCAGATGCAGCGGCGCGTGGCAGCCGTGGTAGAGGGCGGGCCGCTCGACTGGGCTCACGCCGAGTCGCTCGCCTTCGCTTCGATCCTGCGCGACGGCACGCCGATCCGCATGGCGGGGCAGGACGCGGAGCGCGGCACCTTCAGCCAGCGCCACCTCGTCTTCCATGATGTCGAGACCGGCGACCGCTTCGTCCCGCTGCAGCAGATGCCGTCGGCCCGCGCCTCGTTCGCGATCCACAACAGCCCGCTGTCGGAGGCCGCGGCGCTCGGCTTCGAGTACGGCTACAGCCTGGAGGCGCCGGAGGCGCTGGTCCTCTGGGAGGCCCAGTTCGGCGACTTCGCCAACGTGGCCCAGGTGATCATCGACCAGTTCATCGTGGCGGCGCGCTCCAAGTGGCAGGAGAACCCGTCGCTCACGCTGCTGCTGCCCCACGGCTATGAGGGGCAGGGGCCGGAGCACTCCAGCGCCCGCCTGGAGCGCTTCCTGCAGCTCGCGGCCGACGACAACGTGCGGGTGGCCAACTGCACCACGTCGGCGCAGTACTTCCACCTGCTGCGCAAGCAGGCGGCGCTGCTCAAGTCGGCACCGCGGCCGCTCATCGTCATGACCCCCAAGAGCCTGCTGCGCCACCCGGCTGCGGCCTCGCTCCCGGTCGACCTGGCCGAAGGGCGCTTCCAGCCGGTGCTGGACGACCCGGAGGCGGCAGAGCGGCGTGAGGAGATCGGCCGGGTCATCCTCTGCAGCGGCAAGGTCTACGTTGACCTGATCACCAGCGAGGCGCGCAAGGCGGGGGCGCCGGTGGCCATCGTGCGGGTTGAGCAGCTCTACCCGTTCCCCGAGGAGGATCTGCGCCGCGTGCTGGAGTCGTACCGCAACGCGCGCGAGGTGGTCTGGCTGCAGGAGGAGCCGGCCAACATGGGCGCCTGGACCTACATGGAGCCGCGCCTGCGCCGGATCATCGGGCCGGATCTGGACTTGCGCTACATCGGCCGGCCGGAGCGGGCCAGCCCCGCCGAGGGATTCCACGAAGTGCACGTGGTCGAGCAGGGACGCATCGTGGCCGAGGCCTTCGCGGGGGTGGCCTCGCCGCGGGTGAAGACCTACGGAGTGCAGCATGCCGGTTGA
- a CDS encoding HpcH/HpaI aldolase/citrate lyase family protein, producing MAVQRSVLAVPGNNWRMIEKAIASDADVIFLDLEDAVAPDAKAAGRETVIRALTELDWGRKPRVFRINALDTPFCYRDVIEVVEAAGDRLNRIIVPKVNRPEDVAFVDTLLTQIEANRGLDRMIGLEVQIETAEGVLNCADIAAASPRITALIYGPGDYSASVRMPSTAIGTLDEWDAAYPGHRYQYVMHHLLVAARAAGVLVIDGPYADFRDPDGCRRSAMLSRAMGYDGKWCIHPSQIPIVNEVFSPTPDEIAWARRVVEEYDAATREGRGAIAIDGRMIDAASIRMAQTTLDLARAAGMLE from the coding sequence ATGGCGGTGCAGCGGAGTGTGCTGGCGGTGCCGGGGAACAACTGGCGCATGATCGAGAAGGCGATTGCCTCCGACGCCGACGTCATCTTCCTCGATCTGGAAGACGCCGTCGCCCCGGACGCCAAAGCGGCCGGGCGGGAGACGGTCATCCGTGCGCTGACCGAGCTCGACTGGGGGCGGAAGCCGCGCGTCTTCCGCATCAACGCGCTCGACACCCCCTTCTGCTACCGTGACGTAATCGAGGTGGTGGAGGCGGCAGGGGACCGACTCAACCGGATCATCGTGCCCAAGGTCAACCGCCCGGAGGACGTAGCCTTCGTCGACACGCTCCTGACACAGATCGAGGCAAACCGCGGCCTCGACCGGATGATCGGCCTCGAAGTGCAGATCGAGACGGCCGAGGGGGTGCTCAACTGTGCCGACATCGCCGCCGCCAGCCCGCGCATCACCGCGCTCATCTACGGCCCCGGCGACTACAGCGCCTCGGTGCGAATGCCCTCCACTGCCATCGGCACCCTCGACGAATGGGACGCGGCCTACCCCGGTCACCGCTACCAGTACGTCATGCACCACCTGCTCGTGGCCGCCCGCGCGGCGGGGGTGCTGGTGATCGACGGCCCCTACGCCGACTTCCGCGACCCCGACGGCTGCCGCCGCTCGGCCATGCTCAGCCGGGCGATGGGCTACGACGGCAAGTGGTGCATCCACCCGAGCCAGATCCCGATCGTCAACGAGGTCTTCTCTCCCACCCCGGACGAGATCGCCTGGGCCCGGCGCGTGGTCGAGGAGTACGACGCCGCCACCCGCGAAGGGCGCGGCGCCATCGCCATCGACGGCCGGATGATCGACGCCGCCAGCATCCGCATGGCACAAACCACCCTCGACCTCGCCCGCGCCGCGGGGATGCTGGAGTAA
- a CDS encoding uracil-DNA glycosylase family protein, translating to MAHRVAEDLRITVEDRQRRLEAHQAAIRACTACVAAGFIPESRPVFRGHTGQRIMVIGQAPAEHREENPIPYSGASGRTLRRWLAQAGFPEDALHERCYLTSLTKCFPGPSRSGKGDRAPSAREIALCRPHLEGEIALVQPEVILALGRLASTYFVGNRPLAQLVGQSFTHGTAVVVPLPHPSGVSHWLNVPAHRALLDRALTLLDAIRRERGL from the coding sequence ATGGCGCACCGAGTCGCGGAGGATCTGCGGATCACGGTCGAGGACCGGCAACGCCGGCTGGAAGCGCACCAGGCGGCCATCCGGGCCTGCACCGCATGTGTCGCCGCCGGGTTCATCCCCGAATCACGGCCAGTCTTCCGCGGCCACACCGGGCAGCGCATTATGGTGATCGGGCAGGCCCCGGCGGAGCACCGGGAGGAGAACCCGATCCCCTACTCCGGCGCCAGCGGGCGGACGCTCCGCCGCTGGCTAGCCCAGGCGGGCTTCCCTGAGGACGCGCTGCACGAGCGCTGCTACCTCACCTCGCTGACCAAGTGCTTCCCCGGTCCGAGCCGCTCCGGCAAGGGCGACCGCGCTCCGTCGGCCCGGGAGATCGCACTCTGTCGCCCCCACCTGGAGGGAGAGATCGCGCTGGTGCAGCCGGAGGTGATCCTGGCGCTGGGCAGGCTCGCATCGACCTACTTCGTGGGCAACCGCCCGCTCGCCCAACTCGTCGGGCAGTCGTTCACCCACGGCACCGCCGTGGTCGTGCCGCTCCCGCACCCCTCCGGCGTCAGCCACTGGCTCAACGTCCCCGCCCACCGCGCACTGCTCGACCGCGCCCTCACTCTCCTCGATGCCATCCGGCGTGAGCGGGGGTTATAG
- a CDS encoding NAD(P)/FAD-dependent oxidoreductase → MYDAIIVGARIAGSTTALLLAQRGYSILLLDRDRFPSSTLSTHLFFTDSLSAFERIGVLDRVLAIDAPRLKRLRFPYVDAPFAEVDGRDFALCIRREPLDAILVEAAGAHPEIELHTGARVTGLLREGERVIGVRYQEAGQEHEARARFVIGADGRHSLVAREVGATAYEDFPPMFAWYYGYFRGVPLDDPPSAFAVRGTYPEIGAEYAASFIFPCDDGLTLVGFGVQASAFDAFRRNHREHFFGGLARIPEAMERIGDSQLEGPIVGTGDLPNFLRVPVGPGWALVGDAGCHKDPHSVQGMGDAVRSAQLLVESLDRWWQGEIDEQTALAEYHARRDADVLPMFEFTTGQLEARFTEEEWKEFGRRTWEDPALARARVAAMAHAIPPAEVYSEQAIRRVLEGRGVGLSDSGPGQ, encoded by the coding sequence ATGTACGACGCCATCATCGTCGGTGCCCGGATCGCGGGCTCAACCACCGCTCTGCTCCTGGCGCAGCGGGGCTACTCCATCCTGCTGCTCGATCGCGATCGCTTCCCCAGTTCGACGCTGTCCACCCACCTCTTCTTCACCGACTCGCTCAGTGCGTTCGAGCGCATCGGCGTGCTGGACCGTGTGCTGGCGATCGACGCGCCCCGGCTGAAGCGTCTGCGCTTCCCCTACGTCGACGCGCCCTTCGCCGAGGTTGACGGCCGCGACTTCGCGCTCTGCATCCGCCGGGAGCCGCTCGACGCGATCCTGGTCGAGGCGGCCGGAGCACACCCGGAAATCGAGCTGCACACCGGGGCACGCGTGACCGGCCTTCTGCGGGAGGGCGAGCGGGTCATCGGCGTGCGCTACCAGGAGGCGGGACAGGAGCACGAGGCGCGGGCGCGCTTCGTTATCGGCGCCGACGGACGGCACTCGCTGGTCGCGCGCGAGGTCGGCGCGACGGCCTATGAGGACTTCCCGCCGATGTTCGCCTGGTACTACGGCTACTTCCGCGGGGTTCCGCTGGACGACCCGCCGAGCGCCTTCGCCGTACGCGGCACCTACCCCGAGATCGGTGCCGAGTACGCCGCGTCCTTCATCTTCCCCTGCGACGACGGGCTGACCCTGGTCGGCTTCGGCGTACAGGCCAGCGCCTTCGACGCCTTCCGGCGCAACCACCGGGAGCACTTCTTCGGCGGTCTGGCGCGCATCCCGGAGGCAATGGAGCGGATCGGCGACAGCCAACTCGAGGGGCCGATCGTCGGCACCGGCGATCTGCCGAACTTCCTGCGCGTGCCGGTCGGCCCCGGCTGGGCACTCGTGGGCGACGCCGGGTGCCACAAGGACCCGCACAGTGTGCAGGGGATGGGTGACGCGGTCCGCAGCGCCCAGCTCCTCGTCGAGTCGCTCGACCGTTGGTGGCAGGGAGAGATCGACGAACAGACGGCGCTGGCCGAGTACCACGCCCGGCGTGACGCCGATGTGTTGCCGATGTTCGAGTTCACCACCGGCCAGCTCGAGGCGCGCTTCACCGAGGAGGAGTGGAAGGAATTCGGCCGCCGCACCTGGGAGGACCCGGCGCTGGCCCGCGCCCGCGTCGCCGCCATGGCTCATGCCATTCCCCCGGCCGAGGTCTACTCGGAGCAGGCAATCCGCCGGGTGCTCGAAGGCCGCGGCGTCGGTCTTAGTGATTCGGGCCCGGGCCAGTAG
- the mgtE gene encoding magnesium transporter, which produces MSLDEQKRSPEATPSDGETVSLLDQLRYLATEGDLVPYLLQVPPSRLAAIARDLGDEVFGDLLGTLDPADAAEILSRLAVADAADVLEAMAPDEAADVMGEIAPEAADRILIEMEPVEAAELRDLLTYPPDTAGGRMTPAFVSIAPDLRADQAVLALRRLAQEAEGVTYVYVTDPHDRLLGVLSLRNLVLSPPHRRVGDLMVTDLVTVPAMADQEEAAHLLTENNLLALPVVDDQRRLLGIITADDVADILAQEATEDITRLGASAPLEEPYLRVSPVELWRKRIVWLFVLFLAQAYTGTVMQFFEAELAEVIALSFFIPLLIGTGGNAGSQVVMTLVRAMTLGEVRFRDLPRVVTKEFATGLMLGITMAVATFIRALMLDVGVDVGMVVAAAVTAIVVWAAVVGAILPMVLRQLKVDPTVVSAPFISTLVDGTGLLIYFTIARMVLRLG; this is translated from the coding sequence GTGAGCCTGGATGAGCAGAAGCGATCCCCGGAGGCCACGCCCAGCGACGGCGAGACCGTTTCGCTGCTCGACCAACTCCGATACCTGGCGACCGAAGGCGACCTGGTGCCATACCTCCTCCAGGTGCCGCCCTCCCGCCTGGCCGCCATCGCCCGCGACCTCGGCGACGAGGTCTTCGGCGACCTGCTGGGAACCCTCGACCCGGCCGACGCGGCCGAGATCTTGAGCCGGCTGGCCGTGGCCGACGCCGCCGACGTGCTGGAGGCCATGGCCCCGGACGAGGCGGCCGACGTGATGGGCGAGATCGCGCCGGAGGCGGCCGACCGCATCCTGATCGAGATGGAGCCGGTCGAGGCCGCCGAGCTGCGCGACCTGCTCACCTACCCGCCCGACACGGCGGGCGGGCGCATGACCCCGGCCTTCGTCTCGATCGCACCGGACCTGCGCGCCGACCAGGCGGTCCTCGCGCTGCGACGACTGGCACAGGAGGCCGAGGGAGTCACCTACGTCTATGTCACCGACCCTCACGACCGGCTGCTCGGCGTCCTCTCGCTGCGCAACCTCGTCCTCAGCCCGCCCCACCGCCGGGTGGGCGACCTGATGGTCACCGACCTGGTGACCGTGCCGGCCATGGCCGATCAGGAGGAAGCGGCCCACCTCCTGACGGAGAACAACCTGCTCGCACTCCCGGTGGTCGACGACCAGCGGCGCCTGCTCGGGATCATCACCGCCGACGACGTGGCCGACATCCTCGCTCAGGAGGCCACTGAGGACATCACCCGGCTGGGTGCATCCGCACCGCTGGAGGAGCCATACCTACGCGTGTCGCCGGTCGAACTCTGGCGCAAGCGGATCGTCTGGCTCTTCGTCCTCTTCCTGGCCCAGGCATACACCGGCACCGTGATGCAGTTCTTCGAGGCCGAGTTGGCCGAGGTCATCGCCCTCTCCTTCTTCATCCCGCTCCTGATCGGCACCGGCGGGAACGCCGGATCCCAGGTCGTGATGACCCTGGTGCGCGCCATGACGCTCGGCGAGGTACGCTTCCGCGACCTGCCGCGCGTCGTCACCAAGGAGTTCGCGACCGGCCTGATGCTCGGGATCACCATGGCCGTCGCCACCTTCATCCGGGCGCTGATGCTGGACGTCGGCGTCGACGTCGGCATGGTCGTCGCCGCTGCGGTGACCGCGATCGTCGTCTGGGCCGCAGTGGTCGGTGCCATCCTCCCGATGGTCCTGCGCCAGCTCAAGGTCGACCCGACCGTGGTCTCGGCGCCGTTCATCTCCACCCTCGTCGACGGCACCGGCCTCCTCATCTACTTCACCATCGCCCGCATGGTGCTGCGGTTAGGGTGA
- a CDS encoding DUF6194 family protein, with translation MDQEAIIQYITDTFAGVDVLRPSDGPGAGDTFIYYDPDGDLDRTRELPFATIVTKNHTGFDESSRLDRPGVFRLNIGVRRDTFRALFGDPPSGADAPSTDYDYAALDRLMPHPIYASQWWVCLLNPSPETFEAVKPLLADAYDRVATRHARTQARRDE, from the coding sequence ATGGACCAGGAGGCGATCATCCAGTACATCACGGACACGTTCGCGGGTGTTGACGTCCTGAGACCAAGCGACGGGCCCGGTGCGGGGGACACGTTCATCTATTACGACCCCGATGGCGATCTCGATCGGACGCGTGAGCTCCCGTTCGCCACGATCGTCACCAAGAACCACACCGGTTTCGATGAGTCCTCGCGCCTGGACCGCCCCGGTGTCTTCCGGCTCAACATCGGCGTGCGCCGAGACACCTTTCGCGCGCTCTTCGGGGATCCGCCCAGCGGAGCCGATGCGCCGAGCACTGACTATGACTACGCGGCCCTCGACCGGCTGATGCCCCACCCGATCTACGCATCGCAATGGTGGGTGTGCTTGCTCAATCCCAGCCCGGAGACGTTCGAAGCCGTCAAGCCCTTGCTGGCCGACGCCTACGACCGGGTCGCCACCCGGCACGCTCGCACGCAGGCCCGGCGTGATGAGTGA
- a CDS encoding ABC transporter ATP-binding protein yields the protein MAQVIYDHVTKRFDGVTAVNDLNLDIADGEFLVLVGPSGCGKTTALRCLAGLEEVTSGDIIIGDRVVTHVPPKDRDIAMVFQNYALYPHMTVRDNMAFGLKLRGTPKEEIERRVKNVAEILGIDTLLDRKPKQLSGGQRQRVALGRAIVREPQVFLMDEPLSNLDAKLRVQTRAEIIKLQQRLGTTTVYVTHDQVEAMTMGHRIAVMNAGVLQQLDTPQNLYDRPANLFVATFIGSPAMNVFPAHVTTTPEGLQVVAEDLRLTLPAERGARLREWDGKSVLLGIRPEHFHEVNEADAAPDGRHVRLPVELVEPLGAETLLHLRGPEGRTLVARVEPEFQPDPGDVVTLTVDVDQIHAFDPDSQATLTL from the coding sequence ATGGCGCAAGTGATCTACGACCACGTCACCAAACGCTTCGACGGGGTCACGGCCGTCAATGACCTGAACCTGGACATTGCTGACGGCGAGTTCTTGGTGCTGGTAGGTCCCTCCGGCTGCGGGAAGACGACCGCGCTGCGCTGCCTCGCCGGGCTGGAGGAAGTCACCAGCGGCGACATCATCATCGGCGACCGCGTGGTGACCCACGTGCCGCCCAAGGACCGCGACATCGCGATGGTCTTCCAGAACTACGCCCTCTACCCACACATGACCGTGCGCGACAACATGGCGTTCGGCCTCAAGCTGCGGGGCACCCCCAAGGAGGAGATCGAGCGGCGCGTGAAGAACGTGGCCGAGATCCTGGGGATCGACACCCTGCTGGACCGCAAGCCGAAGCAGCTCTCGGGCGGGCAGCGGCAGCGGGTGGCGCTGGGGCGGGCCATCGTGCGCGAGCCACAGGTCTTCCTGATGGACGAGCCGCTCTCCAACCTGGACGCCAAGCTGCGCGTGCAGACGCGGGCCGAGATCATCAAGCTGCAGCAGCGGCTGGGGACCACCACCGTCTACGTGACCCACGACCAGGTCGAGGCGATGACGATGGGCCACCGGATCGCGGTCATGAACGCCGGGGTGCTTCAGCAACTCGACACGCCGCAGAACCTCTACGACCGGCCGGCCAACCTGTTCGTCGCGACCTTCATCGGTAGCCCGGCCATGAACGTCTTCCCGGCTCACGTGACCACCACGCCGGAGGGGCTGCAGGTCGTCGCCGAGGACCTGCGGCTGACGCTCCCGGCGGAGCGAGGTGCGCGGCTGCGCGAGTGGGACGGTAAGTCAGTGCTGCTCGGCATCCGACCGGAGCACTTCCACGAGGTGAACGAGGCGGACGCCGCCCCCGACGGGCGACACGTGCGTCTGCCGGTGGAGCTGGTCGAGCCGCTGGGAGCGGAGACGCTGCTGCACCTGCGCGGGCCGGAAGGGCGCACGCTGGTGGCACGGGTCGAGCCGGAGTTCCAGCCCGACCCGGGCGACGTGGTCACCCTCACGGTGGACGTCGACCAGATCCACGCCTTCGACCCCGACTCCCAGGCTACGTTGACGTTATGA
- a CDS encoding SIS domain-containing protein: MSQGQNFDREVREQPEALERLLARGREQAEAIAEAIRDAEPNLIVIVARGSSGNAAVYAKYLLGMRNGFPVTLAAPSMFTLYQQPPRLGRAVVIGISQSGQSADIVAVEEAARQQGALTVAITNHPESPLATAADYCLPLHAGPEYAVAATKTYTNQLMALALLSTALRGEDADADWEALAAIPAAAEAALWLNAGIAEQVERFRHVDRFAVIGRGYNLATAHEIALKIKETTYTMAHSYSSADFLHGPVAMIEPGFPVLLIAPSGATLDNTAGLLGLLEERAAEVITISDQEDLLARAGTPLPLPTGVPEWLTPAIAVIPGQLLAGALAAARGLDPDQPRGLSKVTVTH; encoded by the coding sequence ATGAGCCAGGGCCAGAATTTCGACCGGGAGGTACGCGAGCAGCCGGAGGCACTCGAGCGGCTCCTCGCTCGTGGACGGGAGCAGGCCGAGGCGATCGCGGAAGCGATCCGCGACGCCGAGCCGAACCTGATCGTCATTGTCGCGCGGGGTAGCTCCGGCAACGCGGCGGTGTACGCCAAGTATCTCCTGGGCATGCGGAACGGATTCCCGGTCACGCTCGCTGCGCCCTCCATGTTTACCCTCTACCAGCAGCCGCCGCGGCTCGGCCGCGCCGTGGTGATCGGCATCAGCCAGTCGGGCCAGTCGGCCGACATCGTGGCGGTGGAAGAGGCGGCACGGCAGCAGGGAGCGCTCACCGTCGCCATCACCAACCACCCCGAGTCGCCGCTCGCCACCGCGGCGGACTACTGCCTGCCGCTGCACGCCGGGCCTGAATACGCCGTCGCGGCCACCAAGACCTACACCAACCAGTTGATGGCGCTCGCACTCCTCTCCACTGCCCTCCGCGGGGAGGACGCTGACGCCGACTGGGAAGCGCTCGCGGCCATCCCGGCCGCCGCCGAGGCGGCACTGTGGCTCAACGCGGGGATCGCCGAGCAGGTCGAGCGCTTCCGCCACGTAGACCGCTTCGCCGTGATCGGCCGCGGCTACAACCTCGCCACCGCTCACGAGATCGCCCTCAAGATCAAAGAGACGACCTACACCATGGCGCACTCCTACTCGTCGGCCGACTTTCTGCACGGCCCGGTGGCGATGATCGAGCCAGGCTTCCCGGTCCTACTCATCGCGCCCTCCGGCGCCACGCTGGACAACACCGCCGGGCTGCTCGGCCTGCTGGAGGAACGCGCAGCGGAGGTCATCACCATCTCCGACCAGGAGGACCTGCTGGCACGCGCCGGGACGCCGCTGCCGCTCCCGACGGGAGTGCCGGAGTGGCTCACGCCCGCGATCGCGGTGATCCCGGGGCAACTCTTGGCCGGGGCGCTCGCCGCCGCCCGTGGGCTCGACCCGGACCAGCCACGGGGCCTGAGCAAGGTCACCGTCACGCACTAG
- a CDS encoding zinc ribbon domain-containing protein — MDETKSLQRIDTPDDGDVQYHEYSPRVIGGLILAYVLAWAPFVAGINLLEDVGGLLIIGVLVTTLVLDGRGVLSLRGRIGGGRPPGCLAIGLAIVFFPFLFFWLIPYLAIAAQDTRAAQSRRALERQQRIAELEARLGLLPESAGTCPACEKPLQSGAAYCAYCGEPVTTPLRLCPACGTRTFPDASWCPSCGHPLPPIEAG, encoded by the coding sequence GTGGACGAGACCAAGAGCCTCCAACGGATCGACACACCCGACGACGGGGACGTGCAATACCACGAGTACAGCCCCCGAGTGATCGGTGGGCTGATCCTGGCCTACGTGCTGGCGTGGGCTCCCTTCGTGGCAGGCATCAACCTGTTGGAGGACGTCGGGGGGCTCCTCATCATTGGCGTCCTCGTGACCACGCTCGTGCTCGACGGGCGCGGAGTCCTCTCTCTGCGCGGACGGATCGGGGGCGGGCGTCCGCCGGGTTGCCTGGCGATCGGGCTCGCGATTGTCTTCTTTCCCTTCTTGTTTTTCTGGTTGATCCCCTACCTGGCAATCGCTGCGCAAGATACGCGCGCCGCCCAGTCGCGCCGGGCACTCGAGCGCCAACAGCGCATCGCTGAGCTGGAGGCCAGGCTCGGGTTGCTGCCGGAATCGGCGGGCACCTGCCCGGCATGCGAAAAGCCCCTGCAGTCGGGGGCGGCGTACTGCGCCTACTGCGGGGAACCGGTCACCACGCCCCTGCGCCTCTGTCCCGCCTGCGGCACCCGGACCTTCCCTGACGCAAGCTGGTGCCCCTCCTGCGGCCACCCGCTGCCGCCCATCGAGGCGGGATAG